The Acidobacteriota bacterium DNA segment CACGATCGCGTTGTAGGCGTTCAGCCAGAACGCCGCCTGTTCCTCACGCGACCACGCCTCGAGCGCCGCGGTGGGCATGTCGAGGTTGCTCACGTAGGTGTCGAGCCGCCCGCGTTCGGCGCGCAGGGCACGGTAGTACACGAGCCCCTCGCGCACGTACGTGTCGAGGATGACGTCGAGCGATCGATGCATGCCGACGTCGGACATGCTCGCCGATTGCTGGGCCCGCACTCCCCTCGTCTGTGGCAGGAAGCACGCCACGAGCGCCAGGATCGACGCAACGAAGCGAAGGACAGGAAAGCGCATATCGGGTGGGAACTGTATCATCCGGCAACCGGCAAGCCGGCAACGGGCAACCGGGCACCGGGCACCGGGCACCGGGCACCGGGCACCGGAACTCAGGATGAGCGAGGCCGAGGCCAAAGGGCCAAAGGTTCAAAGGCTCAAAGACGTCAAGGCCGGGAGTCGACGGGGACTCAGGCCGTCAACGTCTGCAACCAGGTGTGCAGGGTGGCGTCGAACGCGTCGGGTTGTTCGACGTTGGCAAGGTGGCCGGCGTCGGGGATCGTCACCAGCGTCGCGTTCGAGATGCCGTCGGCGATGACGCGGGACAGGTCCGGTGGCGTGAGCGTGTCCTGCTCTCCCACGATCACCAGCGTGGGACATGTGATGGTGGTCAGCGTCGGACGGCTGTCGGGACGTGTCCGCAGCGCTTCGAGCCCGTCGATGACACCCTCCGGCGCGTTCTCCATCGCCCACTCGCGCACGGTGCGCGCGAGGTGCGGATCGCGCGTGCGCGTGGTCTCGCCAAGCAGGCCGGGCAACATCCCGTCGATCACCACCGCCGTCCCCTCCTGCGCGGCCTTCTGCTGCGTGGCGACGCGTTTGGCTTTCGCCTCGTCGGAGTCGGCCTCGGCGCGCGTATCGGCGAGCACGAGTCCCCGGATCGCCGACGGCTGGCGACGCCAGCATTCGAACGCCACGTATCCACCCAT contains these protein-coding regions:
- a CDS encoding alpha/beta fold hydrolase, which codes for MTSRTLGLGSTTLSIAESGHGAPIVFLHAFPLSSRMWERQLATLPDGWRGVAPDFRGFGASPRGTSPARHVGDHAADVLALIAALESGPVVLAGLSMGGYVAFECWRRQPSAIRGLVLADTRAEADSDEAKAKRVATQQKAAQEGTAVVIDGMLPGLLGETTRTRDPHLARTVREWAMENAPEGVIDGLEALRTRPDSRPTLTTITCPTLVIVGEQDTLTPPDLSRVIADGISNATLVTIPDAGHLANVEQPDAFDATLHTWLQTLTA